A window of the Microplitis mediator isolate UGA2020A chromosome 5, iyMicMedi2.1, whole genome shotgun sequence genome harbors these coding sequences:
- the LOC130669019 gene encoding focal adhesion kinase 1 isoform X3, protein MSAGGDGAGGIQSGSGGRSTPPHGSPTPMDKATLKVHLPNGGFNVVKFGDAIDVKGIISLVTSRLAVGNRHYKSLYAMRLHHPGSGESYWLHQDTTMYQVQEKYERKHPHSEWRYELRVRYLPQNLNDLYEKDKVTFYYYYDQVRNDYLNANHSTLDQDVAVQLCCLEIRYFFKDMPQVALDKKSNLEYLEREVGLHKFLPRSVLNGVKPKTLRKLIQQHFKKVAALTELECMFKFFDLLRSHYRFDQERFICALGSSWSIPVELVIGPDLGISYMAHRGGTVPTRMAEFSQIQSIQTLVSDCKEHAKACIKLRVAGASETLSITCSSLDQAESLADLIDGYCRVATGSNTSLWNRKAASWKNYPCPCKDAHPPKYRQEGNGSPEKNAGKTGTILSEDYAEIVDEEGDYSTPAARDYEIVRNQVELGEIIGEGQFGNVHKGSYKGRDGHTVAVAVKTCKVDADLATAEKFLEEAYIMQQFEHPYIIRLIGVCSEAPIWLVMELARLGEMRAYLQNNKHRLDLATLLLYTFQLSTALSYLESKKFVHRDIAARNVLVSSHSCVKLADFGLSRWVEDQSYYIASKCKLPIKWMAPESINFRRFTTSSDVWMFGVCMWEILMLGVKPFQGVKNNEVIRKLENGERLALPDRCPPRLYSLMSQCWSYEPSKRPTFKDIRENLHEILLEERHQQQETMKRENRRVQAMSWGADEVPPPKPSRQPQSSEQVQPSTVAPVSTYIVAQSPEVLAQLLKDNQARGVCPSVYTTPASAFNTLAVQFQDDQQVLTTATVTDLPFFDPPNPLSSDSTLSNICYNECPSTTSITTTHNDSSNHSDANLDSLDSTDTMSSMISNLSITDPIQTQSPAVNRKQSLVQVQPQQQPPPQQVQAQQQQQQQQAQRKIKEMQNLYAVSSKVVGGNVMSGDLYSPVQKFNVSAAIPVPAVTTVGEIYGPVTNFTQSSAIIGNFSQTSSISSSYSDNNTDLLNNSGPNSLSSVSSHHQVSPSMMSSSISQHVAQNSSVFTGQFVKCSSAAAALSSQNAVAVSMAMQGGGQNSPAMSSFIINNNKNNVIASGSSVGVGVGVGGGSVGGGTIVNSSLPVVSGGTECLYGPVLKFRAQTAHSQSCVEPKSATSAGAVAALPYAQNPCARVYSPTPVQNYQQQPQQQLHHHVPVPSYQQQHQQHQPQQFTVNYGQTNQLQGVHDISRAQYVGNMHPNVNQQQPGIINSTQYSVHGQINGVAPTYTVHATPAMAGGQQPQQHLPQQVFDQQMIIQNSNYGQPIVQNPANQQQYSAIVHSSHPQFAVSMQPINQPQYSSSPIKHVSSISNTGTDYNHQQSSGCCSATPGQNSPQTVINNTGAMSRSNAGPQLATGLAKITTFVNSNQEEQLVSSVDGTLSSSFISSAVSDSVMSSSGSLLEDAQQDQFQRNAQSQLFESMTDNVHNSIDEEQKLLEQRLFEQQRQSEEDSRWLAREEKRLSIATSGDESASPPVPRSMTQSPSHETHSANTSSFGSDKSSDKVIIVKKMEPTPTADLDRSNDKVYDCTTNVVRAVMSLSQGVQQSKADQYLELVRRVGVELRALLSSVDALVDVLPATAHRQVEMAHKVLSKDMADLVTAMKLAQNYSSTTLDAEYRKGMLSAAHILAMDAKNLLDVIDSIRIRYPYVDNQICERQHEPISNSRQSTPEHQHLNNQHQNRIIRSSQSGEQLLLRRSQSTERSDTTSFRQSQSGDVLHRLGQSVDRSLPGTPSAAANDITANPMSSLERRHRMVTNSLERNSTATRKQITTNSLERKRPSIPTMSTSMCTTSSSTHNSVSLPPIPVPVSCNVVQTTAPIIHPNQMLTMDISQSPKFTNNSNDLAETQANDS, encoded by the exons ATGAGCGCTGGAGGTGATGGAGCTGGAGGTATCCAGAGTGGAAGTGGTGGTAGAAGTACGCCACCACATGGCTCACCAACACCAATGGATAAAGCCACCTTGAAAGTTCATTTACCAAATG GTGGTTTTAATGTCGTTAAGTTTGGAGATGCAATTGACGTAAAAGGAATAATATCGTTAGTAACAAGTCGTTTAGCCGTTGGTAATAGACATTACAAAAGTTTATACGCAATGAGACTTCATCATCCTGGGTCTGGTGAGAGTTATTGGTTGCACCAAGACACTACAATGTATCAA GTTCAAGAGAAATATGAGCGTAAACATCCACATTCCGAGTGGAGGTATGAACTACGAGTGCGTTATTTAccacaaaatttaaatgatttatatgaaaaagaTAAAGTTACATTCTATTACTACTACGATCAG GTGAGAAACGATTATCTTAATGCGAATCATTCGACATTAGATCAAGATGTTGCCGTCCAGCTCTGTTGCCTAGAGATACGTTATTTCTTCAAAGATATGCCGCAAGTAGCACTTGACAAGAAGAGTAACCTGGAGTACCTGGAGAGAGAg GTCGGATTGCATAAATTCCTTCCACGCTCTGTGTTAAACGGTGTGAAACCAAAAACATTGCGAAAGCTCATTCAGCAACACTTTAAGAAGGTCGCTGCTCTCACTGAGCTCGAGTGCATGTTCAAATTCTTTGATCTTCTACGTTCACACTACAGATTTGATCAGGAGAGATTCATTTGTGCATTGGGG TCAAGCTGGTCGATACCCGTTGAACTAGTTATCGGTCCGGATCTCGGGATTTCTTATATGGCACATCGAGGCGGAACAGtg ccAACGAGAATGGCTGAGTTTTCTCAAATCCAATCGATCCAGACGCTGGTATCAGATTGCAAAGAGCATGCTAAGGCTTGTATAAAACTACGTGTCGCTGGTGCATCCGAAACGCTGAGTATAACATGTTCGAGTTTAGATCAAGCGGAAAGTCTCGCGGATTTGATTGACGGTTATTGTCGCGTTGCTACGGGATCCAATACCTCGCTGTGGAATAGAAAag ctgCTTCTTGGAAAAATTATCCTTGCCCCTGCAAAG atgCTCATCCGCCAAAGTACCGACAAGAAGGTAATGGAAGTCCTGAAAAAAACGCTGGTAAAACTGGTACTATTTTATCTGAAGATTACGCTGAAATTGTTGATGAAGAGGGCGATTATTCAACACCTGCTG CTCGTGACTATGAAATCGTGAGGAATCAAGTGGAACTCGGTGAAATAATAGGTGAAGGGCAGTTCGGTAACGTTCATAAAGGTTCATACAAAGGTAGAGATGGTCACACGGTCGCAGTTGCTGTTAAAACCTGCAAAGTTGATGCCGATCTTGCTACAGCGGAAAAGTTTTTAGAGGAAGCTT ATATAATGCAGCAGTTCGAGCATCCGTATATTATAAGGCTGATCGGTGTGTGCTCTGAGGCGCCAATTTGGCTGGTAATGGAGTTGGCGAGGTTGGGTGAAATGCGCGCATACTTACAAAATAACAAACACCGGCTCGATCTCGCGACACTTTTACTCTACACCTTTCAATTGAGCACAGCGCTTTCCTATCTCGAGAGTAAAAAATTCGTTCACCGAGATATCGCTGCGCGTAATGTTCTCGTATCCTCGCATTCCTGCGTTAAACTTGCGGATTTCGGACTCAGTAGGTGGGTCGAAGACCAGAGTTACTACATCGCTAGCAAATGTAAATTGCCGATTAAATGGATGGCACCTGAGAGTATTAATTTCCGACGATTTACAACATCATCGGACGTATGGATGTTTG GCGTTTGCATGTGGGAAATATTGATGTTAGGAGTAAAACCATTCCAaggagttaaaaataatgaagtgATTCGTAAACTCGAGAATGGAGAACGTCTAGCACTTCCTGATCGGTGTCCTCCGCGTTTGTATTCACTGATGTCACAATGCTGGAGCTACGAGCCGAGTAAACGCCCGACATTCAAGGACATCAGAGAGAATTTACA tgaaattttattggaagAACGACATCAGCAGCAGGAAACGATGAAACGTGAAAACCGTCGAGTGCAAGCAATGTCATGgg GAGCAGACGAAGTGCCGCCACCGAAGCCGTCTCGTCAGCCGCAATCCTCGGAGCAAGTGCAGCCGTCAACTGTAGCGCCAGTGTCGACGTACATCGTAGCCCAGAGTCCAGAAGTCCTGGCCCAGCTGCTGAAGGACAACCAAGCTCGGGGGGTATGTCCCTCTGTGTACACGACGCCTGCCTCTGCCTTCAATACGCTTGCGGTTCAATTTCAAGACGATCAGCAAGTTCTCACTACCGCTACTGTCACAGACTTGCCTTTCTTCGATCCTCCGAACCCCCTTTCCTCCGACTCAACCCTAAGTAACATTTGTTACAATGAATGCCCCTCTACTACGTCTATCACAACTACTCACAATGACTCATCTAATCATTCTGATGCTAATTTAGATTCTCTAGACTCTACTGATACAATGTCATCTATGATATCTAATCTAAGTATAACAGACCCAATACAAACACAATCACCCGCTGTTAATCGCAAACAATCACTAGTACAAGTACAACCTCAACAACAACCACCACCACAACAAGTCCAAgcacaacaacaacaacaacaacaacaagcGCAACGTAAGATTAAAGAGATGCAAAACTTATACGCGGTTAGTTCAAAAGTGGTTGGTGGTAACGTCATGTCCGGTGATTTGTACTCGCCggtacaaaaatttaatgtttccGCGGCAATACCAGTGCCCGCAGTGACCACCGTCGGTGAAATTTACGGGCCCGTGACAAATTTCACTCAGAGCTCCGCGATTATCGGTAATTTTAGCCAAACTTCGAGTATCAGTAGTAGTTACAGTGACAATAATACTGATTTACTGAACAATTCAGGGCCCAATAGTTTGTCAAGTGTGTCAAGTCACCACCAAGTATCGCCTAGTATGATGTCCTCGTCGATATCGCAGCATGTTGCACAAAACTCATCTGTTTTTACTGGACAATTTGTCAAGTGTTCTTCCGCAGCTGCTGCATTATCGTCCCAGAATGCTGTTGCGGTTTCTATGGCGATGCAAGGTGGCGGTCAGAACTCACCTGCAATGTCCtcctttattattaataataataaaaataacgttaTTGCTAGTGGTAGTAGTGTTGGTGTTGGTGTTGGTGTTGGTGGTGGTAGTGTTGGTGGAGGAACTATTGTTAACTCGTCTTTGCCGGTCGTTTCTGGCGGTACCGAATGTCTTTATGGTCCTGTTTTAAAATTTCGCGCACAAACTGCGCACAGCCAAAGCTGCGTCGAGCCCAAGTCTGCAACATCTGCCGGCGCGGTCGCTGCTTTACCGTATGCACAAAATCCTTGCGCGCGTGTTTACAGTCCGACACCTGTGCAAAATTATCAACAGCAGCCGCAGCAGCAATTGCATCACCATGTCCCAGTTCCGAGTTATCAGCAGCAACATCAGCAGCACCAGCCGCAGCAGTTCACTGTTAATTATGGGCAAACCAATCAACTTCAAGGGGTTCATGATATTTCTAGAGCACAGTATGTTGGAAACATGCATCCTAATGTTAATCAACAGCAGCCTGGTATTATTAATTCAACCCAATATTCAGTACACGGTCAAATAAATGGTGTCGCTCCTACTTACACTGTCCATGCGACACCTGCTATGGCCGGTGGACAACAACCGCAGCAGCATTTGCCTCAACAAGTATTCGATCAGCAAATGATCATCCAGAATTCAAATTACGGGCAGCCTATTGTACAAAACCCAGCTAATCAGCAGCAGTACTCAGCTATCGTTCATTCATCTCACCCGCAGTTCGCAGTATCAATGCAACCAATTAATCAACCGCAGTACTCATCATCACCCATAAAACATGTGTCGTCTATTTCCAACACTGGGACAGATTACAATCACCAGCAAAGTAGTGGCTGCTGTTCAGCAACCCCAGGGCAAAACTCACCACAgacagtaataaataataccgGAGCAATGTCCCGATCAAATGCTGGCCCTCAACTGGCAACTGGGCTCGCCAAAATAACAACATTCGTTAATTCAAATCAAGAAGAACAGCTAGTGAGCTCAGTTGATGGCACACTGTCCAGTTCATTTATTTCCTCAGCTGTGAGCGACAGCGTCATGTCATCCAGCGGGTCATTACTGGAAGACGCGCAGCAAGATCAG TTTCAGAGAAACGCTCAGTCGCAATTGTTCGAAAGTATGACGGATAATGTTCACAACAGTATTGATGAGGAGCAAAAATTGTTGGAGCAACGGCTGTTCGAACAGCAGAGACAGTCGGAAGAGGACAGCCGATGGCTTGCGAGAGAGGAA aagcgTTTGTCTATCGCTACAAGTGGTGATGAAAGCGCTAGCCCACCAGTCCCACGTTCAATGACTCAATCTCCTAGTCATGAGACTCATAGTGCTAATACAAGTTCATTTGGTTCTGATAAAAGTAGTGATAaagttattattgttaag AAAATGGAACCAACTCCAACTGCCGACTTGGACAGATCAAATGACAAAGTTTACGACTGTACGACGAACGTCGTACGTGCGGTGATGTCATTGTCGCAAGGAGTTCAGCAAAGTAAAGCCGATCAGTATTTAGAGTTAGTGAGAAGAGTCGGAGTTGAATTACGAGCGCTGCTTTCATCAGTAGACGCTCTTGTTGATGTATTACCTGCTACAGCACACCGTCAAGTTGAAATGGCTCACAAAGTTTTAAGCAAAGACATGGCCGATCTTGTCACTGCTATGAAATTGGCCCAGAATTACAGTTCGACAACTTTGGATGCTGAGTATCGAAA GGGTATGCTATCAGCGGCTCATATATTAGCGATGGATGCGAAAAATTTACTGGACGTGATTGACTCGATCCGTATACGTTATCCGTACGTGGATAATCAAATATGTGAGCGACAGCACGAGCCTATAAGTAATTCGCGTCAATCAACGCCGGAACATCAGCATCTGAATAATCAGCATCAGAATCGTATAATTCGTTCAAGTCAGTCAGGTGAACAGTTACTACTGAGACGCAGTCAATCAACAGAAAGATCTGACACGACATCATTCCGTCAGAGTCAAAGTGGTGATGTGTTACACAGACTTGGACAATCGGTAGACCGTTCACTGCCTGGTACACCATCAGCAGCAGCTAATGACATTACCGCTAACCCGATGTCAAGTCTTGAAAGACGGCATCGCATGGTGACAAATAGTCTAGAGAGAAATTCAACAGCCACAAGAAAACAAATTACGACAAATAGTTTAGAGCGTAAACGACCTTCAATACCGACAATGTCAACCTCCATGTGTACTACTTCCTCCTCGACCCACAATTCCGTAAGTTTACCACCAATTCCTGTTCCAGTTTCTTGCAATGTCGTTCAAACAACGGCACCTATTATTCATCCGAATCAAATGCTCACCATGGACATTAGTCAATCTCCCAAATTTACTAACAACAGCAATGATTTGGCTGAGACACAGGCCAACGACAGCtaa